From one Streptomyces sp. NBC_01478 genomic stretch:
- a CDS encoding DUF948 domain-containing protein, whose translation MSGGEVAGILVAVFWAILVSFLAVALVRLAQTLKATTKLVADVTDQAVPLLADASSAVRSAQTQIDRVDAIATDVQEVTSNASALSTTVASTFGGPLVKVAAFGYGVRRALGGRREDVPAPSGASRRTVIVGRTVPAGRRGKRTRKKD comes from the coding sequence GTGTCCGGTGGAGAGGTGGCCGGGATTCTGGTGGCCGTCTTCTGGGCGATCCTGGTCTCGTTCCTCGCCGTCGCACTGGTGAGGCTGGCCCAGACGCTCAAGGCGACCACCAAGCTGGTCGCGGACGTGACCGACCAGGCCGTGCCGCTGCTCGCGGACGCCTCCTCGGCGGTGCGCTCCGCGCAGACCCAGATCGACCGGGTCGACGCGATCGCCACCGACGTCCAGGAAGTCACCTCGAACGCCTCCGCACTGTCCACCACCGTCGCCTCCACCTTCGGCGGCCCCCTCGTCAAGGTCGCGGCCTTCGGCTACGGCGTCCGCCGGGCCCTGGGCGGCCGCCGCGAGGACGTGCCCGCGCCGTCCGGGGCGTCCCGTCGTACGGTGATCGTGGGCCGTACCGTCCCGGCCGGACGGCGGGGCAAGCGCACCCGGAAGAAGGACTGA
- a CDS encoding ATP-binding protein produces MRASSGGGATADGNLPLEPDRFVGRSAELTELARALGTSRLVTVTGPGGVGKSRLAARAAARSALPDGAWRVELAPVRDPELLDFAVVEALGLTDHTTRLPREALLAHLTGRQLLLVLDGFEHLVEVCAALVAELLRRVPGLRVLAVGRRPLELAGERVLALAPLGEDEAVELVADRAAQQGVALGEEDTDVRELCRRLDGIPLAVELAAGRLRALSPGELLARFDDRFRLLAGGRRDALPRHQTLRTAIGWSHELCTPEERLLWARLSVFAGRFDLEAAEYVCGGDGLPSDDVLDVLSELLAQSVVVREESATGVRYRMLDTIRAYGADWLAAAGDAARLRRRHRDWYLGLATWCELDWFSPRQGEVAARVEAELPNLRAALEYCLTEPDETHLGQYLAGSLWFYWAGCGRLAEGRHWLEQAVRLDAEDTANDQSRLKALWVLGYVAILQGDTVPALAALQECREEADHAANPTAVAYAEHRTGCLALVTDDMPRAEALLRSALARYQQIGELNSNVLMGQVELAMTRAFQGDLADAVKLCEDVRRVCEDHGERWTRAYALYVLAYVAWSDGELPLARDLLADCLGSAHGFRDLLGSVLAVELLALVTVSEGDAAEAALLQGAAGGMWPSVGLPLFGSAYYNAPHELCEAMAREQLGDERYAECVRDGARLGREAAVARALRQSRPLDAVPVPRGPVRTAAVRVDMRKPAASPTRRGGETTG; encoded by the coding sequence ATGCGAGCTTCCTCTGGCGGCGGCGCCACCGCGGACGGCAATCTGCCCCTCGAACCCGACCGGTTCGTGGGCCGCTCGGCCGAACTCACCGAGCTGGCGCGGGCGCTCGGCACCTCGCGCCTGGTCACGGTGACCGGGCCCGGCGGGGTCGGCAAGTCCCGGCTCGCGGCCCGTGCGGCGGCCCGGTCCGCGCTCCCGGACGGGGCGTGGCGGGTGGAGCTGGCGCCGGTGCGCGACCCGGAACTCCTGGACTTCGCGGTCGTGGAGGCGCTGGGGCTGACGGATCACACCACGCGGTTACCGCGCGAGGCACTGCTCGCCCATCTGACGGGCCGTCAACTGCTGTTGGTGCTGGACGGGTTCGAGCATCTGGTGGAGGTGTGTGCCGCGCTGGTGGCCGAGTTGCTCCGGCGGGTTCCGGGGCTGCGGGTGCTCGCGGTGGGGCGGCGGCCGTTGGAGCTGGCGGGCGAGCGGGTGCTGGCGCTGGCTCCGTTGGGCGAGGACGAGGCGGTGGAGCTCGTCGCCGACCGGGCCGCGCAGCAGGGGGTCGCCCTCGGCGAAGAGGACACGGACGTACGGGAGTTGTGCCGGCGGCTCGACGGGATTCCGCTCGCTGTGGAGCTGGCGGCGGGACGGCTGCGGGCCTTGTCGCCCGGGGAGTTGCTGGCGCGGTTCGACGACCGGTTCCGGCTGCTGGCCGGTGGGCGCAGGGACGCGCTGCCCCGGCATCAGACGCTGCGTACGGCGATCGGCTGGAGCCATGAACTGTGCACGCCCGAGGAGCGGTTGCTGTGGGCGCGGCTCTCGGTGTTCGCCGGGCGCTTCGACCTGGAAGCCGCCGAGTACGTGTGCGGCGGCGACGGACTGCCCTCGGACGACGTCCTCGACGTGCTGTCCGAACTCCTCGCGCAGTCCGTGGTCGTCCGCGAGGAGTCGGCGACGGGCGTGCGCTACCGGATGCTCGACACGATCCGGGCGTACGGCGCCGACTGGCTGGCGGCGGCCGGGGACGCGGCCCGGCTGCGGCGCAGGCACCGCGACTGGTATCTGGGGCTTGCCACGTGGTGCGAGCTGGACTGGTTCTCGCCCCGCCAGGGTGAGGTCGCCGCGCGCGTGGAGGCGGAGCTGCCGAATCTGCGCGCAGCCCTGGAGTACTGCCTGACCGAGCCGGACGAGACGCATCTGGGCCAGTACCTGGCGGGCTCCCTGTGGTTCTACTGGGCGGGCTGCGGACGCCTCGCGGAAGGCCGGCACTGGCTGGAGCAGGCCGTGCGACTGGACGCCGAGGACACGGCCAACGACCAGTCACGGCTGAAGGCCCTGTGGGTGCTCGGCTATGTGGCGATCCTCCAGGGCGACACCGTGCCCGCGCTGGCCGCGCTCCAGGAGTGCCGCGAGGAGGCGGACCACGCGGCGAACCCCACGGCGGTCGCGTACGCCGAACACCGCACCGGCTGCCTGGCGTTGGTCACGGACGACATGCCGCGCGCGGAGGCCCTGCTGCGCTCGGCGCTCGCCCGCTATCAGCAGATCGGCGAGCTGAACAGCAACGTGCTGATGGGCCAGGTCGAGCTGGCGATGACGCGGGCCTTCCAGGGCGATCTGGCGGACGCGGTGAAGCTGTGCGAGGACGTCCGGCGGGTGTGCGAGGACCACGGCGAGCGGTGGACCCGGGCGTACGCGCTGTACGTCCTGGCCTACGTCGCCTGGAGCGACGGCGAACTCCCGCTCGCGCGCGACCTGTTGGCGGACTGCCTGGGCAGTGCGCACGGCTTCCGCGATCTGCTGGGCTCGGTGCTCGCGGTCGAACTGCTGGCCCTGGTGACGGTCTCCGAGGGCGATGCCGCCGAGGCCGCGCTGCTGCAGGGCGCGGCGGGCGGGATGTGGCCGTCGGTGGGGCTGCCGCTGTTCGGCTCGGCGTACTACAACGCGCCGCACGAACTGTGCGAGGCGATGGCCCGGGAGCAACTGGGCGACGAGCGGTACGCGGAGTGTGTACGGGACGGGGCGCGACTGGGCCGGGAGGCGGCCGTGGCGCGGGCGCTGAGGCAGTCACGGCCCCTGGACGCGGTGCCGGTGCCGCGCGGGCCGGTGCGGACCGCGGCGGTCCGCGTGGACATGCGAAAGCCCGCCGCCTCGCCCACCCGGAGGGGTGGGGAGACGACGGGCTGA
- the rpsD gene encoding 30S ribosomal protein S4, whose product MANQSRPKVKKSRALGIALTPKAVKYFEARPYPPGEHGRGRKQNSDYKVRLLEKQRLRAQYDVSERQLVRAYERASKVQGKTGEALIIELERRLDALVLRSGIARTIYQARQMVVHGHIEVNGQKVDKPSFRVKPDDVVMVRERSRSKTLFEVSRAGGFAPDGEIPRYLQVNLGALAFRLDREPNRKEIPVICDEQLVVEYYAR is encoded by the coding sequence GTGGCGAATCAGTCCCGCCCCAAGGTCAAGAAGTCGCGTGCCCTCGGCATCGCGCTGACCCCGAAGGCCGTCAAGTACTTCGAGGCCCGTCCCTACCCGCCGGGTGAGCACGGTCGCGGCCGCAAGCAGAACTCGGACTACAAGGTCCGTCTGCTGGAGAAGCAGCGTCTGCGCGCGCAGTACGACGTGTCCGAGCGCCAGCTCGTCCGCGCCTACGAGCGTGCCTCCAAGGTCCAGGGCAAGACCGGTGAGGCCCTGATCATCGAGCTGGAGCGTCGTCTCGACGCGCTGGTCCTGCGTTCGGGCATCGCCCGCACGATCTACCAGGCCCGCCAGATGGTCGTTCACGGCCACATCGAGGTCAACGGCCAGAAGGTCGACAAGCCGTCCTTCCGCGTCAAGCCGGACGACGTCGTCATGGTCCGCGAGCGCAGCCGCAGCAAGACGCTGTTCGAGGTCTCCCGCGCCGGTGGCTTCGCCCCCGACGGCGAGATCCCGCGCTACCTCCAGGTGAACCTCGGCGCCCTGGCGTTCCGCCTGGACCGCGAGCCGAACCGCAAGGAGATCCCGGTGATCTGCGACGAGCAGCTCGTCGTCGAGTACTACGCCCGCTGA
- a CDS encoding replication-associated recombination protein A — MEPDLFTAAAEERQEKDPSSSPLAVRMRPRTLDEVVGQQHLLKPGSPLRRLVGEGAGGPAGASSVILWGPPGTGKTTLAYVVSKATNKRFVELSAITAGVKEVRAVIEGARRATGGFGKETVLFLDEIHRFSKAQQDSLLPAVENRWITLIAATTENPYFSVISPLLSRSLLLTLEPLTDDDLRALLRRALSDERGLKDAVTLPEDSENHLLRIAGGDARRALTALEAAAGAALDKGEPDITLQTLEETVDRAAVTYDRDGDQHYDVASALIKSIRGSDVDAALHYLARMIEAGEDPRFIARRLMISASEDIGLADPNALPIAVAAAQAVAMIGFPEAALTLSHATIALALAPKSNAATMAIGAAMEDVRKGHAGPVPMHLRDGHYKGAAKLGHAQGYVYPHDLPEGIAEQQYAPEELKDREYYEPTRHGAEARYADAVEWTRKHLGRKRS, encoded by the coding sequence GTGGAGCCCGACCTATTCACCGCCGCAGCCGAAGAACGCCAGGAGAAGGACCCGTCCAGCAGTCCCCTGGCGGTACGGATGCGCCCGCGCACCCTCGACGAGGTGGTGGGCCAGCAGCATCTGCTGAAGCCGGGCTCACCCCTGCGCCGACTGGTCGGCGAGGGGGCGGGGGGCCCGGCCGGAGCGTCCTCGGTGATCCTCTGGGGCCCGCCCGGCACCGGCAAGACGACCCTCGCGTATGTCGTCTCCAAGGCGACCAACAAGCGGTTCGTGGAGCTCTCCGCGATCACCGCGGGCGTCAAGGAGGTCCGCGCGGTCATCGAAGGCGCCCGTCGCGCGACCGGCGGCTTCGGCAAGGAGACCGTCCTCTTCCTCGACGAGATCCACCGCTTCAGCAAGGCCCAGCAGGACTCCCTGCTCCCGGCCGTCGAGAACCGCTGGATCACCCTGATCGCGGCGACCACGGAGAACCCGTACTTCTCGGTGATCTCCCCGCTCCTGTCCCGCTCCCTCCTCCTCACCCTCGAACCCCTCACGGACGACGATCTGCGCGCGTTGCTGCGCCGGGCCCTGTCCGACGAGCGCGGTCTCAAGGACGCGGTCACCCTCCCCGAGGACAGCGAGAACCACCTGCTGCGCATCGCCGGCGGCGACGCCCGCCGCGCGCTCACCGCTTTGGAGGCCGCCGCCGGGGCCGCCCTCGACAAGGGTGAGCCGGACATCACCCTCCAGACCCTGGAGGAGACGGTCGACCGGGCGGCCGTGACGTACGACCGCGACGGCGACCAGCACTACGACGTGGCCAGCGCCCTCATCAAGTCCATCCGTGGCTCGGACGTCGACGCGGCGCTGCACTACCTGGCCCGCATGATCGAGGCCGGCGAGGACCCGCGCTTCATCGCCCGCCGCCTGATGATCTCCGCGAGCGAGGACATCGGCCTGGCCGATCCGAACGCGCTGCCGATCGCGGTCGCCGCCGCCCAGGCCGTGGCGATGATCGGCTTCCCGGAGGCCGCGCTCACCCTCAGCCACGCCACCATCGCGCTCGCCCTGGCACCCAAGTCGAACGCGGCGACCATGGCGATCGGCGCCGCCATGGAGGACGTACGCAAGGGGCACGCGGGCCCGGTGCCGATGCATCTGCGGGACGGGCACTACAAGGGCGCGGCCAAGCTGGGGCACGCCCAGGGGTACGTCTATCCGCACGATCTGCCCGAGGGGATCGCCGAGCAGCAGTACGCCCCGGAGGAGCTGAAGGACCGCGAGTACTACGAACCGACCCGGCACGGGGCCGAGGCGCGGTACGCGGACGCCGTGGAGTGGACCAGAAAACACCTTGGTCGTAAGCGGTCCTGA
- a CDS encoding vitamin K epoxide reductase family protein encodes MSKTTVKDVSTDSEPEHTAEEPRTVGSSRAFAVLLVITGAAGLLAAWVITIDKFKILEGKLAGKTFTPSCSINPIVSCGSVMESKQAAAFGFPNPMLGLVAYGIVICVGISLLTRVQFPRWYWLTFNFGTLFGVAFCTWLQFQSLYRINALCLWCSLAWVATITMFWYVTSFNMRNDFLKVPRPVKNFLAEFTWVLPVTHVGIIAMLILTRWGTQLWA; translated from the coding sequence ATGAGCAAGACGACAGTGAAGGACGTCTCCACCGACTCCGAGCCGGAGCACACGGCCGAAGAGCCGCGCACGGTGGGGAGCAGCCGCGCCTTCGCCGTGCTGCTGGTGATCACCGGAGCGGCCGGACTGCTCGCCGCGTGGGTCATCACGATCGACAAGTTCAAGATCCTCGAAGGCAAGCTCGCGGGCAAGACGTTCACCCCGAGCTGCAGCATCAACCCGATCGTGTCCTGCGGCAGCGTGATGGAGAGTAAGCAGGCAGCCGCCTTCGGCTTCCCGAACCCGATGCTCGGCCTGGTCGCCTACGGCATCGTGATCTGCGTCGGCATCAGCCTGCTGACCCGGGTCCAGTTCCCGCGCTGGTACTGGCTGACCTTCAACTTCGGCACGCTCTTCGGGGTGGCCTTCTGCACCTGGCTGCAGTTCCAGTCGCTGTACCGGATCAACGCGCTGTGCCTGTGGTGCTCGCTGGCCTGGGTCGCCACGATCACGATGTTCTGGTACGTCACGTCGTTCAACATGCGCAACGACTTCCTGAAGGTCCCGCGCCCGGTCAAGAACTTCCTGGCCGAGTTCACCTGGGTCCTCCCGGTCACCCACGTCGGCATCATCGCGATGCTGATCCTGACCCGCTGGGGCACCCAGCTCTGGGCCTGA
- a CDS encoding ABC transporter ATP-binding protein, producing the protein MTTQANELAVDVRGLRKQYGDVTAVDGIDLEIRTGEVFGLLGPNGAGKSTTVEILQGNRGRDAGEVSVLGSDPATGTRAWRSRVGIVWQDESAPAELTVGETVRHFARYYPRPRDPEEVIGLVGLEAKADSRIKALSGGQRRRLDVALGVIGGPELLLLDEPTTGFDPAARRQFWDLIRKLADEGTTILLTTHYLEEAENLADRLAIVAKGRVVAEGEPAALRERHGSGATVQWTEPDGTPRAEHTDTPTKVVAELMHRFDGEIPGLLVSRPTLEDVYLRLTGQEDAR; encoded by the coding sequence ATGACAACACAGGCGAACGAACTCGCAGTGGATGTGCGGGGGCTGCGCAAGCAGTACGGGGACGTGACCGCCGTGGACGGAATCGATCTCGAAATCCGCACGGGAGAGGTGTTCGGGCTGCTCGGACCCAATGGGGCGGGCAAGAGCACCACGGTCGAGATCCTTCAGGGCAACCGCGGCCGGGACGCCGGCGAGGTGTCGGTACTCGGGTCGGACCCGGCGACGGGCACACGCGCGTGGCGTTCGCGGGTCGGGATCGTCTGGCAGGACGAATCGGCACCCGCGGAGTTGACGGTCGGCGAGACCGTACGGCATTTCGCCCGCTACTACCCCCGGCCCCGCGACCCGGAGGAGGTCATCGGCCTGGTGGGTCTCGAGGCCAAGGCGGACAGCCGTATCAAGGCCCTCTCGGGCGGCCAGCGTCGGCGTCTCGACGTGGCCCTGGGGGTGATCGGCGGTCCGGAACTCCTGCTCCTGGACGAGCCGACGACCGGTTTCGACCCGGCGGCCCGGCGCCAGTTCTGGGATCTGATCCGCAAGCTCGCCGACGAGGGCACCACAATCCTCCTCACCACGCACTACCTGGAGGAGGCGGAGAACCTCGCCGACCGCCTCGCCATCGTCGCCAAGGGCCGCGTGGTCGCCGAGGGCGAACCGGCCGCCCTGCGCGAGCGCCACGGCTCCGGAGCCACCGTCCAGTGGACCGAGCCGGACGGCACCCCGCGCGCGGAGCACACCGACACTCCTACCAAGGTCGTAGCGGAGCTCATGCACCGCTTCGACGGCGAGATCCCCGGGCTGCTGGTGAGCCGCCCCACCCTGGAGGACGTCTACCTCCGGCTGACCGGACAGGAGGACGCCCGATGA
- a CDS encoding ABC transporter permease, with amino-acid sequence MSTTTTAVRTRTPASRERLPNAWGLGLQRGVLELKQFFRQRDQVVFTFAFPVVFLFLFASIFKDDVRGAGVNASQLYVPAMMAAGIMSTSFQSLGISIAIERDEKVLRRLRGTPMPPAAYFLGKIWLVLVTGLTETAILLLVGTTLYDVDLPSSAVKWLDFGWIFVLGLTACALLGIAVSSVPKSGKSATSVVVLPFLVLQFISGVYISIDTIPDWMLNIGALFPLKWMCQGLRGVFLPSSAQVLEQAGSWEFGKIALVLGAWCVGGLLLCLLTFRWKNRRDG; translated from the coding sequence ATGAGCACGACGACCACGGCCGTACGGACCCGGACACCCGCCTCCCGGGAACGGCTGCCCAACGCCTGGGGACTCGGCCTCCAGCGAGGCGTGCTGGAACTCAAACAGTTCTTCCGCCAGCGCGACCAGGTGGTGTTCACCTTCGCCTTCCCGGTCGTCTTCCTGTTCCTGTTCGCGTCGATCTTCAAGGACGACGTCCGGGGCGCGGGCGTCAACGCCTCCCAGCTCTACGTCCCGGCCATGATGGCCGCCGGCATCATGTCGACGAGTTTCCAGTCCCTCGGCATCTCGATCGCGATCGAACGCGACGAGAAGGTGCTGCGCCGGCTGCGTGGGACGCCGATGCCGCCGGCCGCGTACTTCCTCGGCAAGATCTGGCTGGTTCTGGTCACCGGCCTGACGGAGACGGCGATCCTGCTCCTGGTCGGCACCACCCTCTACGACGTGGATCTGCCCTCGTCCGCGGTGAAGTGGCTGGACTTCGGGTGGATCTTCGTGCTCGGTCTGACGGCCTGTGCCCTGCTCGGCATCGCGGTCAGCTCGGTCCCGAAGTCCGGCAAGAGCGCGACCTCCGTGGTCGTACTGCCCTTCCTGGTCCTGCAGTTCATCTCCGGGGTGTACATCTCGATCGACACGATCCCGGACTGGATGCTCAACATCGGGGCCCTGTTCCCGCTGAAGTGGATGTGCCAGGGGCTGCGCGGGGTGTTCCTGCCCTCGTCGGCGCAGGTGCTGGAACAGGCCGGGAGCTGGGAGTTCGGGAAGATCGCGCTGGTGCTCGGGGCGTGGTGCGTCGGAGGATTGCTGCTGTGTCTGCTGACCTTCCGGTGGAAGAACCGGCGCGACGGATGA
- a CDS encoding sensor histidine kinase, which produces MTVPHGATGSYTWDRSFRLWDTYFALIWLATLVFVLGTDRPGWPVRVAAAALLVPLVPLYVWIGRPVLRGDPPDERRAIGYLVAQMALFLPSAVLVGETRLMGFALVPPCFMVLRLRWALIAVTVINIAPVIGWALLWWPSDQDVFFNSVFAVVTLVFSMALGTWIIRVIEQSQERAELIAELDASRHEVSRLSSAHGALAERERMAREIHDTLAQGFTSLLMLVQAVEAELDDDLPQARRHLALMDETARQNLAEARALVTGGTPADLEGASLQDALRRLAARHDAPLQVTGPVRALPAGPEVVALRSCQEALANARKHAGSSATVRLALTYADETLTVSVRDDGCGFDPGAVCGGYGLAGLRTRAAEVGGTAVVRSVPGEGTTVTVRLPVSPLRSTR; this is translated from the coding sequence ATGACCGTTCCGCACGGGGCGACGGGCTCGTACACCTGGGACCGCTCCTTCCGGCTCTGGGACACGTACTTCGCCCTGATCTGGCTGGCCACCCTGGTGTTCGTGCTCGGCACGGACCGGCCGGGGTGGCCGGTGCGCGTCGCGGCCGCCGCCCTGCTCGTCCCGCTCGTCCCGCTCTACGTCTGGATCGGGCGTCCGGTCCTGCGGGGCGACCCGCCGGACGAACGACGGGCCATCGGCTACCTCGTGGCGCAGATGGCGCTGTTCCTGCCGTCGGCGGTGCTGGTCGGTGAGACCCGGCTGATGGGCTTCGCGCTCGTCCCGCCGTGCTTCATGGTGCTGCGGCTGCGCTGGGCGCTGATCGCGGTGACCGTGATCAACATCGCGCCGGTGATCGGCTGGGCGCTGCTGTGGTGGCCGAGCGACCAGGACGTGTTCTTCAACTCGGTGTTCGCGGTCGTCACCCTGGTCTTCTCGATGGCGCTGGGCACCTGGATCATCCGCGTCATCGAACAGAGCCAGGAGCGCGCCGAGTTGATCGCCGAACTGGACGCGAGCCGACACGAGGTCTCCCGGCTCTCGTCGGCGCACGGCGCCCTCGCCGAGCGGGAGCGCATGGCTCGCGAGATCCACGACACCCTGGCCCAGGGCTTCACCAGCCTGCTGATGCTGGTCCAGGCGGTGGAGGCCGAGTTGGACGACGACCTCCCGCAGGCCCGCCGCCATCTCGCCCTGATGGACGAGACCGCCCGGCAGAACCTCGCCGAGGCCCGCGCCCTGGTCACCGGCGGCACACCGGCCGACCTGGAGGGCGCGTCGCTCCAGGACGCGCTGCGCCGGCTCGCCGCCCGCCATGACGCCCCGCTCCAAGTCACCGGCCCGGTCCGTGCGTTGCCCGCCGGTCCCGAGGTGGTGGCCCTGCGCTCCTGCCAGGAGGCCCTGGCCAACGCCCGCAAGCACGCGGGGAGTTCGGCGACGGTGCGCCTCGCGCTGACGTACGCCGACGAGACGCTGACCGTGTCCGTGCGGGACGACGGGTGCGGCTTCGACCCGGGTGCGGTGTGCGGCGGTTACGGTCTGGCGGGGCTGCGGACCCGGGCCGCGGAGGTGGGCGGGACGGCGGTGGTGCGGAGCGTGCCGGGCGAGGGCACGACAGTGACCGTAAGGCTGCCCGTATCGCCTTTGAGGAGTACCCGATGA
- a CDS encoding response regulator transcription factor produces the protein MIRIVLADDHPVVREGLRAMLSAEPDLDVIADASSGPQAEALAAELRPDIVLMDLRMPGGGGVDSIVRMSAAGLPCRVIVLTTYETDRDILRAVEAGAAGYLLKDLPRSELANAVRAAARGETVLAPSVAARLVDQLRTKPERPRLSEREIAVLRLVAEGCTNAEIGRRLYIGESTVKTHLLRVFGKLGVDDRTAAVTSAMRYGLLDQ, from the coding sequence ATGATCCGGATCGTCCTGGCCGACGACCACCCCGTCGTACGCGAGGGCCTGCGCGCCATGCTCAGCGCCGAACCGGACCTCGACGTCATCGCCGACGCGTCCAGCGGACCGCAGGCGGAGGCGCTGGCGGCCGAGTTGCGGCCGGACATCGTCCTGATGGACCTGCGCATGCCGGGCGGCGGAGGCGTCGACTCCATCGTGCGGATGAGCGCGGCCGGGCTGCCGTGCCGGGTGATCGTCCTCACGACGTACGAGACCGACCGGGACATCCTGCGGGCGGTGGAGGCCGGGGCCGCGGGCTACCTGCTGAAGGACCTGCCGCGGAGTGAACTGGCGAACGCCGTACGGGCCGCCGCGCGCGGCGAGACCGTGCTGGCGCCTTCGGTGGCGGCGCGGCTGGTGGACCAGTTGCGGACGAAGCCGGAGCGGCCGCGGTTGTCCGAGCGGGAGATCGCGGTGCTGCGGTTGGTGGCGGAGGGGTGCACCAACGCGGAGATCGGGCGGCGGTTGTACATCGGGGAGTCGACTGTGAAGACCCATCTGCTGCGGGTGTTCGGCAAGTTGGGGGTCGACGACCGGACGGCGGCCGTCACCAGTGCGATGCGGTACGGGCTGCTGGACCAGTAG